The following are encoded in a window of Actinomyces oris genomic DNA:
- a CDS encoding HAD family hydrolase translates to MNPAPTSSPGAGRETDAVGEPAGSAPTGNGPAVNPATGIAPAGQPLTQLGGSTEYVGHLEDGSGQAEGTGERALRRRPLDHEEYHALVQDRMRDLDALEAAGGARLAPGHGLVVALDVDGTILDMDGHVSERVLASVARLRAHKVPVVISTGRGIAAAMPVVRHLGLSAGWMVCANGAMTLRLDPDAPGGYEVVDSRTFDPRAAIETLHAAVPDGILAVEDPGVGFKVSRLFPDGELIEDQRVVTFDELVSQPVTRVVLRAPGMPVERFSQIVADSGLHSVEYAIGWTAWLDVAPEGVTKASALEALIARLGTDSAHVLAVGDGSNDVEMIEWAGAGVVMGSAPQWVRDRGDILTEPVWRDGCAAVLDALIERVRHP, encoded by the coding sequence GTGAACCCCGCGCCCACCTCCAGCCCGGGTGCCGGCCGCGAGACCGACGCCGTCGGCGAGCCCGCCGGCTCCGCGCCCACCGGCAACGGCCCGGCCGTCAACCCCGCCACCGGCATCGCCCCGGCCGGCCAGCCCCTGACCCAGCTGGGCGGCTCCACGGAGTACGTCGGGCACCTCGAGGACGGCTCCGGACAGGCCGAGGGCACCGGCGAGCGCGCCTTGCGCCGTCGGCCCCTGGACCACGAGGAGTACCACGCCCTCGTCCAGGACCGGATGCGGGACCTCGACGCCCTGGAGGCCGCCGGCGGCGCCAGGCTCGCGCCCGGCCACGGGCTCGTCGTCGCCCTCGACGTCGATGGCACCATCCTGGACATGGACGGGCACGTCTCGGAGCGGGTCTTGGCCTCCGTCGCCCGCCTGCGCGCCCACAAGGTCCCCGTGGTCATCTCCACCGGCCGCGGGATCGCCGCCGCCATGCCGGTGGTGCGCCACCTGGGGCTGTCCGCCGGCTGGATGGTGTGCGCCAATGGCGCCATGACCCTGCGGCTCGACCCTGACGCCCCCGGCGGCTACGAGGTCGTCGACTCGCGCACCTTCGACCCGCGCGCCGCCATCGAGACCCTCCACGCCGCCGTGCCCGACGGGATCCTCGCCGTGGAGGACCCCGGTGTCGGCTTCAAGGTCTCCCGGCTCTTCCCCGACGGCGAGCTCATTGAGGACCAGCGGGTCGTCACCTTCGACGAGCTCGTCTCCCAGCCGGTCACCCGCGTGGTCCTGCGGGCCCCGGGCATGCCGGTGGAGCGCTTCTCCCAGATCGTGGCCGACTCCGGGCTGCACTCGGTGGAGTACGCCATCGGCTGGACGGCCTGGCTCGACGTCGCCCCCGAGGGCGTCACCAAGGCCTCCGCCCTTGAGGCGCTCATCGCCCGCCTGGGCACCGACTCCGCCCACGTCCTGGCGGTCGGGGACGGCTCCAACGACGTCGAGATGATCGAGTGGGCCGGAGCCGGCGTCGTCATGGGTAGTGCGCCGCAGTGGGTGCGCGACCGCGGCGATATCCTGACCGAGCCCGTGTGGCGGGACGGCTGCGCGGCCGTCCTGGACGCCCTCATCGAACGAGTAAGGCACCCCTGA
- the serS gene encoding serine--tRNA ligase, with product MIDLRALRENPEPFRASQRARGADVDLVDRVIAADETRRQALAAFENLRAEQKQVSRSVGKASPEERPAILANAKELAEQVKAAEAASSAAAAELDDLARQFANLIEGAPSGGEEDYVVLRHEGGEPRDFAAEGFEPADHLAIGEGLDIIDTRRGAKVSGARFYYLKGWGMRLELALMTAALDAAVAHGFTPMTTPTLVTPQVMGGTGFLGAHSDEIYYLPADDLYLTGTSEVALAGYHADEILDLSAGPKRYMGWSTCYRREAGAAGKDTRGIIRVHQFNKAEMFSYCRPEDAEAEHARLLAMEEEMLALVELPYRVIDTAAGDLGSSAARKFDCEAWLPTQQRWMEVTSTSNCTTYQARRLAVRERREGGTSPVATLNGTLATTRWMVAILENHQQADGSVRVPAGLRPYLGGLEVIEPAEATA from the coding sequence ATGATCGACCTGCGTGCGCTTCGTGAGAACCCCGAGCCCTTCCGCGCCAGCCAGCGAGCCCGTGGAGCCGACGTCGATCTCGTCGACCGCGTCATCGCCGCCGACGAGACCCGCCGTCAGGCACTGGCCGCCTTCGAGAACCTCCGCGCCGAGCAGAAGCAGGTCTCCCGGTCCGTGGGGAAGGCATCCCCGGAGGAGCGCCCGGCGATCCTGGCCAACGCCAAGGAGCTGGCCGAGCAGGTCAAGGCCGCCGAGGCCGCCTCCTCGGCCGCCGCCGCCGAGCTCGACGACCTGGCCCGCCAGTTCGCCAACCTCATCGAGGGGGCGCCCTCGGGAGGCGAGGAGGACTACGTCGTCCTGCGCCACGAGGGCGGCGAGCCCCGCGACTTCGCAGCCGAGGGCTTCGAGCCCGCCGACCACCTGGCGATCGGCGAGGGCCTGGACATCATTGACACCCGCCGCGGCGCCAAGGTCTCCGGCGCCCGCTTCTACTACCTCAAGGGCTGGGGCATGCGCCTGGAGCTGGCGCTCATGACGGCTGCCCTGGACGCCGCCGTCGCCCACGGCTTCACCCCGATGACTACCCCCACCCTCGTCACCCCGCAGGTCATGGGTGGCACCGGCTTCCTGGGCGCCCACAGCGACGAGATCTACTACCTGCCCGCCGACGACCTCTACCTCACCGGCACCTCCGAGGTGGCCCTGGCCGGCTACCACGCCGACGAGATCCTCGACCTGTCCGCCGGCCCCAAGCGCTACATGGGCTGGTCCACCTGCTACCGGCGCGAGGCCGGGGCCGCCGGCAAGGACACCCGCGGCATCATCCGCGTCCACCAGTTCAACAAGGCGGAGATGTTCTCCTACTGCCGCCCCGAGGACGCCGAGGCCGAGCACGCCCGGCTCCTGGCCATGGAGGAGGAGATGCTGGCCCTGGTCGAGCTGCCCTACCGGGTCATCGACACCGCCGCCGGGGACCTTGGCTCCTCCGCCGCCCGCAAGTTCGACTGCGAGGCCTGGCTGCCCACCCAGCAGCGCTGGATGGAGGTCACCTCCACCTCCAACTGCACCACCTACCAGGCCCGCCGCCTGGCCGTGCGCGAGCGCCGCGAGGGCGGCACGAGCCCCGTAGCCACCCTCAACGGGACCCTGGCTACCACCCGCTGGATGGTCGCCATCCTGGAGAACCACCAGCAGGCCGACGGCTCGGTGCGCGTGCCCGCGGGCCTGCGCCCCTACCTGGGCGGCCTGGAGGTCATCGAGCCCGCTGAGGCCACCGCCTGA
- a CDS encoding LysR substrate-binding domain-containing protein → MPTTSSPSFSQLRAFVALCDHQHFGEAAAALGVSQPSLSQAITALEKRVGGELVERTTRRVLVTSLGEALLPYARDAVLAAEAFNEAASSQGAALSGTMRLGVIPTIAPYLAPVLIDGLREALPQMDLDLREMVTGDNLDQLAQGRLDAAIIALEDDLQRTTAIPMFDERLVVLTAADHPWAGRTDVSPAELDDQPLLLLDEGNCLRDQTLALCQRYGSQPPVAVATTLSTVTRMVAHGSGVTIIPEGALQLLTPSSEYGVARFGDEAPMRRMGLVHRVSSSRGADFAQLAELISHLVREADLPVAPVTALAVA, encoded by the coding sequence ATGCCGACCACATCATCTCCGTCCTTCTCCCAGCTGAGGGCCTTCGTAGCGCTGTGCGACCACCAGCACTTCGGCGAGGCCGCCGCGGCGCTCGGAGTCAGCCAGCCCAGCCTGTCCCAGGCCATCACCGCACTGGAGAAGCGCGTCGGCGGCGAGCTGGTGGAGCGCACCACCCGTCGTGTCCTGGTCACCTCCCTGGGCGAGGCCCTACTGCCCTACGCCCGGGACGCCGTCCTGGCCGCCGAGGCCTTCAACGAGGCCGCCTCCAGCCAGGGCGCCGCCCTGAGCGGCACGATGCGCCTGGGCGTCATCCCCACCATCGCGCCCTACCTGGCCCCCGTTCTCATCGATGGTCTGCGCGAGGCCCTGCCCCAGATGGACCTGGACCTGCGCGAGATGGTCACCGGCGACAACCTCGACCAGCTCGCCCAGGGGCGCCTCGACGCCGCCATCATCGCCCTGGAGGACGACCTCCAGCGCACCACCGCGATCCCGATGTTCGACGAGCGGCTCGTCGTCCTCACCGCCGCCGACCACCCCTGGGCCGGCCGCACGGACGTGAGCCCCGCCGAGCTCGACGACCAGCCCCTCCTCCTGCTCGACGAGGGCAACTGCCTGCGCGACCAGACCCTGGCCCTGTGCCAGCGCTACGGCTCCCAGCCCCCGGTCGCGGTGGCCACCACGCTGTCCACGGTCACCCGCATGGTCGCCCACGGCTCCGGCGTGACGATCATCCCCGAGGGGGCGCTCCAGCTGCTGACCCCCTCCTCGGAGTACGGCGTCGCCCGTTTCGGCGACGAGGCGCCGATGCGCCGCATGGGCCTGGTGCACCGGGTCTCCTCCTCCCGCGGCGCCGACTTCGCCCAGCTGGCCGAGCTCATCTCGCACCTGGTGCGAGAGGCCGATCTGCCCGTGGCCCCCGTCACGGCTCTGGCTGTGGCCTGA
- a CDS encoding diacylglycerol/lipid kinase family protein yields MTCGTDGGTRATTRTGRPLACVVVNPSKPRVTAAVRALLEGELREAGYAGPVWLETSVSEPGMMQARLALAAGAKLVVAAGGDGTVRSVAAGLAGTGAQMGIVPLGTANLAARNLGVPVGDARAAARVVAHGVDLAADLAWVRTEPWTDPNILSDPASSGAPRGRTGSTPSTPLTSPAAAAPPDSPPTPADPANPANPADSRQLSAEAVRAVRTIQRATRRPHQWTRPTLGDEHACMVVAGIGFDAGLVASTRPALKARVGWGAYALAAMENLGSPRMDLVLSLLDEAGARRVERLRARNLLVANGGRLPAGITLLPQARTDDGLLDVAAIDTVAGLAGWSSLARQVLPPYAAHYSESGRSLGRVVMRRGGEVAVQLSAPALVEVDGDLLAPTQGMRVRIDPGALLIRRPAA; encoded by the coding sequence ATGACGTGCGGCACCGACGGCGGCACCCGGGCGACGACGCGCACCGGGCGGCCACTGGCCTGCGTCGTCGTCAACCCCTCCAAGCCGCGCGTCACTGCCGCGGTGCGCGCCCTGCTGGAGGGCGAGCTGCGCGAGGCCGGATACGCCGGGCCCGTGTGGCTGGAGACGAGCGTCTCCGAGCCCGGCATGATGCAGGCGCGCCTGGCCCTGGCGGCCGGGGCGAAGCTGGTGGTGGCCGCCGGCGGTGACGGAACGGTGCGCTCGGTGGCGGCCGGCCTGGCCGGCACCGGCGCCCAGATGGGCATCGTCCCGCTGGGCACGGCGAACCTGGCGGCCCGCAACCTCGGGGTGCCGGTCGGGGACGCCCGGGCCGCGGCCCGGGTGGTGGCCCACGGCGTCGATCTTGCCGCCGATCTGGCCTGGGTGCGCACCGAGCCCTGGACCGATCCCAACATCCTCTCCGACCCGGCGTCATCGGGCGCCCCCCGCGGACGGACCGGCTCCACACCCTCCACACCCCTGACGAGCCCAGCCGCAGCAGCGCCGCCGGACTCCCCGCCCACTCCTGCCGACCCGGCCAACCCGGCCAACCCAGCCGACTCCCGGCAGCTGTCGGCTGAGGCGGTCCGGGCCGTGCGCACGATCCAGAGGGCGACCCGCCGGCCGCATCAGTGGACCCGGCCCACACTCGGCGACGAGCACGCCTGCATGGTGGTGGCCGGGATCGGTTTCGACGCCGGACTGGTGGCCTCCACGCGCCCGGCCCTCAAGGCGCGGGTCGGTTGGGGCGCCTACGCGCTGGCGGCCATGGAGAACCTGGGCTCGCCGCGCATGGACCTGGTGCTCAGCCTCCTGGACGAGGCCGGCGCACGGCGCGTGGAGCGCCTGCGGGCCCGCAACCTGCTGGTGGCCAACGGCGGCCGGCTCCCGGCCGGAATCACCCTGCTGCCGCAGGCCCGCACCGATGACGGCCTGCTCGACGTCGCCGCCATCGACACGGTGGCGGGCCTGGCGGGCTGGAGCTCACTGGCGCGCCAGGTGCTGCCGCCCTACGCGGCGCACTACTCCGAGTCCGGCCGCTCGCTGGGGCGGGTGGTGATGCGCCGCGGCGGGGAGGTGGCCGTCCAGCTCTCGGCGCCGGCCCTGGTGGAGGTCGACGGCGACCTGCTGGCGCCCACGCAGGGCATGCGGGTGCGCATCGACCCCGGGGCGCTGCTCATCCGCCGCCCGGCGGCCTAA
- a CDS encoding amidohydrolase: MRDLNDLTRPTVPSGAIQERMLAETEERRGVVGPAPALPDDAGASTALRAALGQAVAELAPQIVELSHDIHDHPETGYEEHHAVATVAELLRRHGIEPEVGVYGMDTALRAEIPAAGSTGGADAAAGGSGESAGTIAILAEYDALPGIGHGCGHNVMCANSVGAFLALAALARTRPGALPGRVVLQTTPAEENSTAKEILAVRGMLDGVDAAIQTHSYAHDVTHQTWLGVRRLRVIFHGVPAHAASQPFMGRNALDAATLALTGIGLLRQQMLPMDRLHAIITDGGQVPNIIPERTELSIMVRSKYLETLKEIAERVEEVLHGAALMTGTGVEILTSEYCNEVPVRDNGPLLTSWVRSQRERGRDPLAAGVLPETIAAGTDFGNVSQRVPGIHPLIKVTDRPDIALHTPAMTEAAGAPTGDAAALDGAYGLAAVALDWLHDAELRRAVRADFEATGGAIDVADFWEE; encoded by the coding sequence ATGCGCGACCTGAACGACTTGACCCGCCCCACCGTCCCCTCCGGCGCCATCCAGGAGCGCATGCTCGCTGAGACCGAGGAGCGCCGCGGCGTCGTCGGCCCTGCACCGGCCCTGCCCGACGACGCCGGAGCCTCCACCGCCCTGCGCGCCGCCCTGGGGCAGGCCGTCGCCGAGCTGGCCCCGCAGATCGTCGAGCTCTCCCACGACATCCACGACCACCCCGAGACCGGCTACGAGGAGCACCACGCCGTGGCCACGGTCGCCGAGCTCCTGCGCCGCCACGGCATCGAGCCCGAGGTCGGCGTCTACGGCATGGACACCGCCCTGCGCGCCGAGATCCCCGCGGCCGGCAGCACCGGCGGTGCAGACGCGGCGGCCGGAGGCTCCGGTGAGTCGGCCGGCACCATCGCCATCCTCGCCGAGTACGACGCCCTGCCCGGCATCGGCCACGGCTGCGGGCACAACGTCATGTGCGCCAACTCCGTGGGAGCCTTCCTCGCCCTGGCCGCCCTGGCCCGCACCCGCCCAGGCGCCCTGCCCGGCCGCGTCGTCCTGCAGACCACGCCCGCCGAGGAGAACTCGACCGCCAAGGAGATCCTGGCCGTGCGCGGCATGCTCGACGGCGTCGACGCGGCCATCCAGACCCACTCCTACGCCCACGACGTCACCCACCAGACCTGGCTGGGCGTGCGCCGCCTGCGCGTCATCTTCCACGGCGTGCCGGCCCACGCCGCCTCCCAGCCCTTCATGGGCCGCAACGCCCTGGATGCCGCGACCCTGGCCCTGACCGGCATCGGCCTGCTGCGCCAGCAGATGCTCCCCATGGACCGCCTCCACGCCATCATCACCGACGGCGGCCAGGTCCCCAACATCATCCCCGAGCGCACCGAGCTGTCCATCATGGTGCGCTCGAAGTACCTCGAGACCCTCAAGGAGATCGCCGAGCGGGTCGAGGAGGTCCTCCACGGCGCCGCCCTCATGACCGGCACAGGCGTTGAGATCCTCACCTCCGAGTACTGCAACGAGGTCCCCGTCCGCGACAACGGCCCCCTGCTGACCTCCTGGGTGCGCTCCCAGCGCGAGCGCGGCCGTGACCCCCTGGCCGCCGGGGTCCTGCCCGAGACCATCGCCGCCGGCACCGACTTCGGCAACGTGTCCCAGCGCGTGCCCGGCATCCACCCGCTCATCAAGGTCACCGACCGGCCCGACATCGCCCTCCACACCCCCGCCATGACCGAGGCCGCCGGCGCCCCCACCGGGGACGCGGCCGCGCTCGACGGCGCCTACGGGCTGGCCGCCGTCGCCCTGGACTGGCTGCACGACGCCGAGCTGCGCCGGGCCGTGCGCGCCGACTTCGAGGCCACCGGTGGGGCGATCGACGTCGCCGACTTCTGGGAGGAGTGA
- a CDS encoding TetR family transcriptional regulator, translating into MAWDTEGTKRKIKDAATAEFTRRGPAGTTVERIAKRAGVNKERIYNYFGSKDRLFSAVLRDELTRVAEAVPPAFDAGEDVGDYAGRLYDYHRQRPELIRLLCWEALTFDDEVPEEELRREHYQRKIAGVRSGQDSGVLTRDIDPGALMVMLMSLTGWWSTVPQVARMLCGPLEDEEAHERQRAVVVDAARRLAAPRD; encoded by the coding sequence ATGGCCTGGGACACCGAGGGAACCAAGCGCAAGATCAAGGACGCCGCCACCGCCGAGTTCACCCGCCGTGGGCCCGCTGGGACCACCGTCGAGCGGATTGCCAAGCGGGCGGGGGTCAATAAGGAGCGCATCTACAACTACTTCGGCTCCAAGGACCGCTTGTTCTCCGCAGTCCTGCGCGACGAGCTGACCAGGGTGGCCGAGGCTGTGCCGCCCGCCTTCGACGCGGGGGAGGACGTGGGGGACTACGCCGGGCGCCTCTACGACTACCACCGGCAACGCCCCGAGCTCATCCGGCTCCTGTGCTGGGAGGCCCTCACCTTCGACGACGAGGTACCCGAGGAGGAGCTGCGGCGCGAGCACTACCAGCGCAAGATCGCCGGGGTGCGCAGTGGCCAGGACTCCGGCGTCCTGACCCGGGACATCGACCCCGGGGCGCTCATGGTCATGCTCATGTCGCTGACCGGCTGGTGGTCCACCGTGCCTCAGGTGGCCCGGATGCTGTGCGGGCCCCTCGAGGATGAGGAGGCGCACGAACGTCAGCGCGCCGTCGTCGTCGACGCGGCCCGTCGGCTCGCCGCACCTCGCGACTGA
- a CDS encoding MFS transporter, which yields MSPEHRPDQHPDVTHFPELSGQSATRSPSPTYPADSGATAALVVTALLVLTQLYAAIPLLTPISTDLHGSATVALSTAFSLTYAAGFLIWGPVSDHYGRRRTMALALGTLTISTVCCALAPSLPALAALRAIQGLSASGFAPVALAYLSEALAPSRRAGAIGAMSTSFLVAGIFGQVLASLVALHLGWRWFFPLCGGLLAVALAAVLAVVHDAASTSGPSGSSLRGQFASLGRLALRPAVVALSLAHVTLLMVFVAMYTGIGGHLESQGMRPSTIVLIRLAALPVMFLSLVAGRIAARWSWAQTARLGFGVSALGMLGEALLAQSLAGLVAGSIVYVAGVALAVPAMISLYGQVSAPNRGSGMALNGFILFVGTSAGPLLATSSPTFRTLALTLSSILAVALAAITGFKALADVDR from the coding sequence ATGTCTCCCGAACACCGACCCGATCAGCATCCCGACGTCACTCACTTCCCCGAGCTATCAGGCCAGTCGGCGACTCGGTCACCCTCCCCCACCTACCCCGCCGACAGCGGAGCTACCGCGGCCCTCGTGGTCACCGCACTGCTCGTCCTGACCCAGCTGTACGCCGCCATCCCCCTGCTCACCCCGATCTCGACCGACCTCCATGGCAGTGCCACCGTCGCCCTGTCGACGGCCTTCAGCCTCACCTACGCCGCAGGCTTCCTCATCTGGGGGCCAGTCTCTGACCACTACGGCAGGAGGAGAACCATGGCGCTCGCGCTGGGTACCCTCACCATCTCCACCGTCTGCTGCGCCCTGGCCCCGTCCCTACCGGCACTCGCGGCCCTGCGCGCGATCCAGGGTCTGAGCGCCTCCGGTTTCGCACCCGTGGCCCTGGCCTACTTGTCCGAGGCGCTGGCACCATCCAGGCGGGCCGGGGCGATCGGGGCAATGTCGACGTCGTTCCTCGTGGCGGGCATCTTTGGCCAGGTCCTGGCCTCGCTGGTCGCGCTGCACCTGGGGTGGCGGTGGTTCTTCCCCCTGTGTGGCGGACTGCTGGCCGTGGCCCTGGCGGCCGTCCTCGCCGTCGTGCACGACGCCGCTTCCACCTCCGGCCCCTCGGGCTCCTCCCTGCGGGGGCAGTTCGCATCCCTGGGGCGCCTCGCGCTCAGGCCTGCGGTTGTGGCGCTGAGCCTGGCGCATGTCACGCTGCTCATGGTGTTCGTCGCCATGTACACAGGGATCGGCGGGCACCTGGAGTCGCAGGGCATGCGGCCGTCGACGATCGTTCTCATTCGCCTGGCAGCCCTGCCGGTCATGTTCCTCAGCCTCGTTGCGGGCCGGATCGCGGCTAGGTGGTCCTGGGCGCAGACGGCCCGACTGGGCTTCGGGGTGTCGGCGCTGGGCATGCTCGGCGAGGCACTGCTGGCGCAGAGCCTGGCGGGCCTGGTGGCCGGCAGCATCGTGTACGTCGCAGGGGTCGCGCTGGCTGTGCCGGCGATGATCAGCCTCTACGGGCAGGTGTCCGCCCCCAACCGCGGCAGCGGCATGGCACTCAACGGATTCATCCTGTTCGTCGGCACGAGCGCCGGCCCGCTCCTGGCGACGTCGTCGCCCACCTTCCGGACGCTGGCTCTCACCCTGAGCAGCATCCTGGCCGTGGCACTGGCCGCGATCACCGGTTTCAAGGCTCTGGCCGACGTCGACCGCTGA
- the efeB gene encoding iron uptake transporter deferrochelatase/peroxidase subunit, protein MSGKPAHESGTSPVADDAAQDETLDEPQDKTARAQQESQAPTSEGPGDSSSASDAAEQSEGASTPDGADQPEKPDATGTPGSAGTPGAKGTSRRAMFTGAGLGAALAGLAGVAGGRAWEASRRPEEAILTTYPFRGDHQAGITTPAQDNMFTAAFDVSATDVEELKTLLSEWAVAAEQMTAGELIGGQPSSNKQLPPKDTGEAWGYKPNGLTITFGVGKGLFVDADGKDRFGLAAKMPAVLKEGMPSFAGDQLHAAQSDGDLLIQACSNDAQVCVHAIRNLTRIAFGTATLRWSQVGYGRTSSTSVDQETPRNLFGFKDGTNNIKAEDSTDQLNKHLWVQKGDDAAAAWMTGGTYYVARRIRMLAEIWDRLRLIEQEQTMGRDKRYGAPLSITNPTKSSEEFTAVDYKAKDDKGETLVPADAHIAVVSPEQNQGRRMLRRGYNYTDGSDSLGQLQTGLFFIAFVRDPRTNFYPILDRMTKSDALQEYLKHEASALFAIPPGIKEGDTMVAASLFS, encoded by the coding sequence GTGAGTGGCAAGCCGGCCCACGAGTCGGGCACCTCCCCGGTCGCCGACGACGCGGCCCAGGACGAGACCCTGGACGAGCCTCAGGACAAGACCGCGCGGGCGCAGCAGGAGTCGCAGGCACCGACGTCGGAGGGCCCGGGTGACAGCTCCTCGGCCTCCGACGCGGCCGAGCAGTCCGAGGGGGCGAGCACCCCCGACGGGGCTGACCAGCCGGAGAAGCCGGATGCGACCGGGACGCCCGGATCAGCCGGGACGCCCGGCGCCAAGGGCACCAGCCGCCGCGCCATGTTCACCGGTGCGGGACTGGGCGCCGCGCTCGCGGGCCTGGCCGGTGTGGCCGGGGGCCGCGCCTGGGAGGCCTCCCGCCGTCCCGAGGAGGCCATCCTCACGACCTACCCCTTCCGGGGTGACCACCAGGCGGGGATCACCACCCCCGCCCAGGACAACATGTTCACCGCGGCCTTCGACGTCTCTGCCACCGACGTCGAGGAGCTCAAGACCCTCCTGTCCGAATGGGCCGTGGCCGCCGAGCAGATGACCGCCGGCGAGCTCATCGGCGGCCAGCCCAGCTCCAACAAGCAGCTGCCGCCCAAGGACACCGGCGAGGCATGGGGCTACAAGCCCAACGGCCTGACCATCACCTTCGGCGTGGGCAAGGGCCTGTTCGTCGACGCCGACGGCAAGGACCGCTTCGGCCTGGCCGCCAAGATGCCCGCCGTCCTCAAGGAGGGCATGCCCTCCTTCGCCGGAGACCAGCTCCACGCCGCCCAGTCCGACGGCGACCTGCTCATCCAGGCCTGCTCCAACGACGCCCAGGTGTGCGTCCACGCGATCCGCAACCTCACCCGCATCGCCTTCGGGACCGCCACACTGCGGTGGAGCCAGGTCGGCTACGGTCGCACGTCGTCGACCTCCGTGGACCAGGAGACGCCGCGCAACCTCTTCGGCTTCAAGGACGGCACCAACAACATCAAGGCCGAGGACTCCACCGACCAGCTCAATAAGCACCTGTGGGTCCAGAAGGGCGACGACGCCGCAGCCGCGTGGATGACGGGCGGCACCTACTACGTGGCCCGGCGCATCCGCATGCTCGCCGAGATCTGGGACCGGCTGCGGCTCATCGAGCAGGAGCAGACCATGGGGCGCGACAAGCGCTACGGGGCGCCGCTGAGCATCACCAACCCCACGAAGTCCTCCGAGGAGTTCACGGCCGTGGACTACAAGGCAAAGGACGACAAGGGCGAGACGCTCGTGCCGGCCGACGCGCACATCGCCGTCGTCTCACCGGAGCAGAACCAGGGGCGCCGGATGCTGCGCCGCGGCTACAACTACACCGACGGCTCCGACTCCCTGGGGCAGCTGCAGACCGGCCTGTTCTTCATCGCCTTCGTGCGTGACCCGCGCACGAACTTCTACCCGATCCTGGACCGCATGACCAAGAGCGACGCCCTCCAGGAGTACCTCAAGCACGAGGCCTCGGCGCTGTTCGCGATCCCCCCAGGCATCAAGGAGGGCGACACCATGGTGGCCGCCTCGCTCTTCAGCTGA
- the efeO gene encoding iron uptake system protein EfeO: protein MPTIKRRNVLTLLPLTAMGLGLAACADNPKNAKGGASGSGSPQEITVTLTDDACKLSSTSFPSGVVTFTITNSGSAPNELEILTEDKLQIVSEQENIGPGTTTKLTTSLKEGTYYAACKPNMVGELKGVTELKITKGAAVDISADEAKAREAAVTNYTAYVRDQTGQLLTATQGFVTAYTSGDTDTAKSLYPLARQYYERIEPTAESFGLKEAGDLDAALDTRVQDLAAGAGKAVTDKDVLAGWTGWHRIEADLWAQDSSSPFKFADDASRKKVADQLNADTKSLYDLVYGNITGASGKKFELGLEDVAKGASGLLEEVASSKIVGEEETFSHTDLYDFQANVEGAKVAYGNVEDLMKKKDSKLAEKITGQFTAVEKLIANHVSGKASNGQPTYVDYSTIASVQKDAGETPDKNAYTDTQRKFSDAVNALSESLSKVAGTVL, encoded by the coding sequence ATGCCCACCATCAAGCGACGCAATGTCCTCACCCTGCTCCCCCTGACCGCCATGGGCCTGGGCCTGGCCGCCTGCGCCGACAACCCCAAGAACGCCAAGGGCGGCGCCTCCGGCTCCGGGTCGCCCCAGGAGATCACGGTGACCCTCACCGACGACGCCTGCAAGCTCTCCTCGACCTCCTTCCCCTCGGGCGTGGTCACCTTCACCATCACCAACTCCGGCTCGGCCCCCAACGAGCTGGAGATCCTCACCGAGGACAAGCTCCAGATCGTCTCCGAGCAGGAGAACATCGGCCCCGGCACCACCACGAAGCTCACCACCTCCCTCAAGGAGGGCACCTACTACGCCGCCTGCAAGCCCAACATGGTCGGCGAGCTCAAGGGCGTCACCGAGCTGAAGATCACCAAGGGCGCCGCCGTCGACATCAGTGCCGACGAGGCCAAGGCGCGCGAGGCCGCCGTCACCAACTACACCGCCTACGTGCGCGACCAGACCGGCCAGCTGCTCACCGCCACCCAGGGCTTCGTCACCGCTTACACCTCCGGCGACACCGACACCGCCAAGAGCCTCTACCCGCTGGCGCGCCAGTACTACGAGCGCATCGAGCCCACCGCCGAGTCCTTCGGCCTCAAGGAGGCCGGCGACCTCGACGCCGCCCTGGACACCCGCGTCCAGGACCTCGCCGCCGGCGCCGGCAAGGCCGTCACCGACAAGGACGTCCTCGCCGGATGGACCGGCTGGCACCGTATCGAGGCCGACCTGTGGGCCCAGGACTCCTCCAGCCCCTTCAAATTCGCCGACGACGCCTCCCGCAAGAAGGTCGCCGACCAGCTCAACGCCGACACCAAGTCGCTCTACGACCTCGTCTACGGGAACATCACCGGCGCCAGCGGCAAGAAGTTCGAGCTCGGGCTCGAGGATGTCGCCAAGGGCGCCTCCGGCCTCCTTGAGGAGGTCGCCAGCTCCAAGATCGTCGGCGAGGAGGAGACCTTCTCCCACACCGACCTCTACGACTTCCAGGCCAACGTCGAGGGTGCCAAGGTCGCCTACGGCAACGTCGAGGACCTCATGAAGAAGAAGGACTCCAAGCTCGCCGAGAAGATCACCGGCCAGTTCACGGCGGTTGAGAAGCTCATCGCGAACCACGTCTCCGGGAAGGCCTCCAACGGCCAGCCCACCTACGTGGACTACTCCACCATCGCCTCGGTCCAGAAGGACGCCGGTGAGACCCCGGACAAGAACGCCTACACCGACACCCAGCGCAAGTTCTCCGACGCCGTCAACGCCCTGAGCGAGTCGCTGTCCAAGGTCGCCGGAACCGTCCTCTGA